One segment of Balaenoptera ricei isolate mBalRic1 chromosome 8, mBalRic1.hap2, whole genome shotgun sequence DNA contains the following:
- the LOC132369992 gene encoding LOW QUALITY PROTEIN: olfactory receptor 9Q1-like (The sequence of the model RefSeq protein was modified relative to this genomic sequence to represent the inferred CDS: inserted 1 base in 1 codon; deleted 2 bases in 2 codons) gives MAEKNLTLVTKFLLMAFIDCPEWALPLFLLFLFIYLITLLGNLGMIILIRVDLRLHTPMYFLLSHLLLLDICYSFATVPLMMAVLLEHXAALSYTFCAAHFFLFTFFGSIDCYLLALMANDLYVAVCRPLLYVTIMRRKARLGFVCCVCVGGAYVAGVFSALVWKVSAFMLSFCGTNEIDFILCDLPPLLKITCGDIYTQEVVIIVFAIFVIPACIVVISVSYLIILAIMRIPSAGGRAKTFWTCTSHLTAVSLFFGTLIFMYLRDNSGQSSEEDRVVSVFYITVSPMLNPLIYSPRNKEVTEALRNILSRARLS, from the exons ATGGCAGAGAAGAACCTCACCTTGGTGACCAAATTCCTCCTTATGGCATTCATTGACTGTCCTGAATGGGCACTACCTCTCTTCCTCCTgtttctatttatctatctcaTCACCCTGTTGGGGAACTTGGGCATGATTATCCTGATCCGTGTGGATCTCCGACTCCACACCCCCATGTACTTCCTTCTGAGTCACCTCTTGCTCCTGGACATCTGCTATTCGTTCGCCACTGTGCCTCTGATGATGGCTGTGTTGCTGGAAC AGGCCGCTTTATCCTACACATTCTGTGCTgcccatttctttctcttcaccTTCTTTGGCTCCATTGACTGCTACCTCCTGGCCCTCATGGCGAATGACCTCTACGTGGCCGTGTGCCGACCCCTGCTTTATGTCACTATCATGAGGAGGAAGGCCCGgttgggttttgtgtgt tgtgtgtgtgttgggggggcttACGTTGCTGGTGTCTTCAGCGCCTTGGTGTGGAAGGTCTCAGCTTTCATGCTCTCCTTTTGTGGAACCAATGAGATTGACTTCATTTTATGTGACCTCCCTCCTCTCTTAAAGATAACCTGTGGGGATATCTACACTCAGGAAGTGGTAATTATTGTGTTTGCCATTTTTGTCATCCCTGCCTGCATCGTGGTGATTTCGGTGTCCTACCTGATCATCTTGGCCATTATGAGGATTCCCTCTGCAGGCGGCCGGGCCAAGACTTTCTGGACGTGTACCTCCCACCTCACTGCAGTGTCACTCTTCTTTGGGACCCTCATCTTCATGTATCTGAGAGATAACTCTGGCCAGTCCTCGGAGGAGGACCGGGTGGTGTCTGTGTTTTACATAACAGTG TCCCCCATGTTGAACCCTCTCATCTACAGCCCGAGGAACAAGGAAGTGACGGAGGCTCTG